The Coprothermobacter sp. genome has a segment encoding these proteins:
- a CDS encoding peptide chain release factor 2: MIDLEPLRRRVSECETRISGLYQPDWLTSRQAQLEELRGKTTAAGFWNDQTSAAEIMGSISRIEADIVSQQKALTDLDNARTALELLVGMPDPELEHEAVGSIEHLEHDLQILETTAYFGGPYDASNAILSLSSGAGGTDAQDWTEMLMRMYIRYAERQGFEVLVTDYMQGEEAGIKGCTLVIKGQYAYGLLMHEKGVHRLVRISPFDANKRRHTSFAAADVIPEIPETSTDAEIPEGDLRIDVYHASGHGGQNVQKVSTAVRITHIPTGITASCQNERSQLQNKRMAMAVLKSRLLVQRESQRDAQISEVRGAFKSAEWGNEIRSYVLQPYKLAKDHRTGLEKGNVDAVLDGDLQDFILASVRHDAENRRSNDS, from the coding sequence ATGATCGATCTTGAACCGCTGCGCAGGAGAGTCTCAGAGTGTGAGACACGCATCTCTGGACTCTATCAGCCTGACTGGTTGACGAGCCGGCAGGCCCAGCTGGAAGAACTGCGGGGCAAGACAACGGCCGCAGGCTTCTGGAATGACCAGACAAGTGCAGCAGAGATCATGGGTAGCATCTCACGCATCGAGGCAGACATTGTCTCCCAGCAGAAAGCACTGACGGACCTGGACAACGCTCGGACCGCCCTCGAGCTCCTTGTCGGGATGCCGGACCCCGAACTCGAGCACGAAGCTGTCGGCAGCATTGAGCACCTCGAACATGACCTGCAGATTCTCGAGACGACAGCCTATTTTGGCGGTCCCTATGATGCGTCCAATGCCATCTTGTCACTCTCAAGCGGAGCAGGCGGGACAGATGCGCAGGACTGGACCGAAATGCTCATGCGCATGTATATCCGCTACGCTGAACGACAGGGTTTCGAAGTCCTCGTGACGGACTACATGCAGGGCGAAGAGGCAGGGATTAAGGGTTGCACGCTGGTCATCAAGGGACAATACGCCTATGGTCTTCTGATGCACGAAAAGGGTGTTCATCGCCTCGTTCGCATCAGCCCTTTCGATGCAAACAAACGTCGCCATACGTCGTTTGCGGCCGCAGACGTGATCCCGGAAATCCCGGAAACCAGCACGGACGCCGAAATCCCCGAAGGCGACCTGCGCATCGATGTCTATCATGCGTCAGGTCATGGAGGCCAGAACGTGCAGAAGGTCTCTACCGCTGTTCGCATCACACACATCCCGACGGGTATTACGGCCAGCTGCCAGAACGAGCGCTCGCAGCTGCAAAACAAGCGAATGGCAATGGCCGTTCTGAAATCCAGACTGCTCGTGCAGCGAGAGTCGCAGCGCGATGCCCAGATTTCGGAAGTGCGTGGGGCGTTCAAATCAGCTGAATGGGGCAATGAGATCCGTTCGTACGTGCTCCAGCCCTACAAATTGGCCAAAGACCATCGTACCGGGCTTGAGAAGGGAAATGTTGATGCAGTTCTCGACGGCGACCTGCAGGACTTCATCCTTGCAAGCGTGCGACATGACGCGGAAAATCGTCGTTCGAACGATTCGTGA
- the raiA gene encoding ribosomal subunit interface protein: protein MQREAHMNVEHKSRTLEIPPRILAYLNEKVSRFDKFFRKEPTLNANLNLLRGKYTCELTLEVSGRIIKASGQGPDMEGSIDAACDKLDVQIRKFHTRIFRRDFKAVAELKGLFQSEVPVEDVEESPEGIVKRKEFEVLPMSEEEAILQIEMLAHQFFVYRNALSNKVCVLYKRTYGGYGLIEID, encoded by the coding sequence ATGCAACGGGAGGCACACATGAATGTAGAACATAAATCCAGGACGCTTGAGATCCCTCCGCGCATTCTTGCCTATCTGAATGAGAAGGTCAGTCGGTTTGACAAGTTTTTTCGCAAGGAACCCACGCTCAATGCCAATCTGAACCTCCTGCGAGGAAAATATACATGCGAACTGACTCTTGAGGTCTCTGGCCGCATCATCAAGGCTTCAGGGCAGGGACCAGACATGGAAGGTTCTATCGATGCTGCATGCGACAAGCTCGATGTGCAGATCCGCAAGTTTCACACCCGGATCTTCCGGAGGGACTTCAAGGCGGTTGCCGAGCTCAAGGGTCTGTTCCAGTCCGAAGTACCAGTGGAGGATGTTGAGGAGTCTCCTGAGGGCATCGTGAAGCGCAAAGAATTTGAGGTACTTCCCATGTCAGAAGAAGAGGCGATCCTTCAGATCGAGATGCTGGCGCACCAGTTCTTCGTCTATCGAAACGCCTTGTCCAACAAGGTCTGTGTTCTGTACAAGCGTACCTATGGGGGCTACGGTCTGATTGAAATCGACTGA
- a CDS encoding preprotein translocase subunit SecA, giving the protein MGLFSFFSPAARKLKTYQDMVPRILQLQPALAELDDEGLRSYGAELRQRAAAGETETGLLPGAFALVRETSRRLIGLEHFPEQLLGGIALYFGNIAEMKTGEGKTLVATCPLYLNAVMGHKGHLVTVNDYLAKRDRAWMGPVYEFLGMSVGLLQNNSTPEERRAAYAADITYGTNNEFGFDHLRDHMAGSEDGMVQKGALDFGIVDEVDNIFIDEARTALIIAGPSGDSDMPYYEAAAFVKRLKGMARTETSDGDNETPDGSDYIYEEKHKTIEPADDLLTRFAHAARIPQDKLLKEQATYGKILRNAIRAQVFFRKDSEYIIKDTEVIIVDEFTGRLMYGRRYSEGLHQAIEAKEGLKVREESQTLATITIQNFFKMYHKLSGMTGTALTEADEFKEIYGLDVLEIPTHRAVARQDADDEVYRSEHGKLDAILREIQARNETGQPVLVGTRSVEKSEGLSHELKKLGIKHQVLNAKYHEKEAEIIAQAGRKGSVTIATNMAGRGVDILLGGNPVALAHAKADPAKQPEQYAKLFAEYRESCAKEHDDVVSLGGLFILGTERHESRRIDNQLRGRAGRQGDPGESKFFLSAEDDILRIFGGDRIQHIFEMMKVEESMPVNHPLLSKTIEMSQKKVESYNFDARKSLLDYDNVLNKQREVIYAERDKVLAGVDLGDEVHEFISQQAETTAEQVIQAQRADEADLGKVYNDLVLDAFGRPVAMTLEELTELVEHRDSEQQLSTTIRDRAETIYREKVDRYGESVMHQIEHYFFLRTIDSAWRDHLLQMDDLKDGIGLRAYGQQDPVIAYQKEGYDLFNELMDQIKHDVTRALFTFELQPAQPDKKHDRS; this is encoded by the coding sequence ATGGGACTGTTCAGCTTCTTTTCCCCAGCTGCTCGCAAGCTCAAGACATATCAGGACATGGTTCCACGAATCCTTCAACTCCAGCCGGCGTTGGCCGAGCTCGACGATGAGGGTCTCAGAAGCTATGGAGCTGAGCTTAGACAGCGGGCCGCAGCAGGCGAAACCGAGACCGGGCTGTTACCCGGGGCCTTTGCACTGGTGAGAGAGACCTCCCGCCGTCTGATAGGGCTCGAACACTTCCCCGAACAACTGCTTGGAGGCATCGCTCTCTATTTTGGCAACATCGCCGAGATGAAGACAGGCGAAGGAAAGACGCTTGTGGCCACCTGTCCACTCTACCTCAACGCCGTCATGGGTCACAAGGGGCATCTCGTCACTGTCAATGACTACCTGGCCAAGCGAGACCGGGCCTGGATGGGGCCCGTCTATGAGTTTCTTGGCATGTCGGTCGGTCTCCTTCAGAACAACAGTACACCCGAGGAGCGTCGCGCCGCGTATGCGGCCGACATCACCTATGGCACGAACAACGAGTTCGGCTTCGACCACCTGCGAGATCACATGGCCGGCTCAGAAGACGGCATGGTCCAGAAGGGAGCCCTCGATTTTGGCATCGTCGACGAGGTCGACAACATCTTCATCGATGAGGCTCGGACAGCTCTCATCATAGCAGGCCCCAGTGGTGACTCGGACATGCCATACTACGAGGCTGCAGCATTCGTCAAGCGGCTGAAGGGGATGGCTCGTACGGAGACGTCTGATGGTGACAACGAAACACCAGATGGCTCTGACTATATCTACGAAGAGAAGCACAAGACAATTGAGCCTGCCGACGACCTGCTGACCCGTTTCGCCCACGCTGCCAGGATTCCTCAGGACAAGCTGCTGAAGGAGCAGGCTACCTATGGCAAGATCCTTCGCAACGCCATCAGGGCACAGGTCTTCTTCAGAAAGGACAGCGAATATATCATCAAGGACACAGAAGTCATCATTGTCGATGAGTTCACGGGCCGGCTCATGTATGGGCGTCGCTACTCCGAAGGGCTGCACCAGGCCATCGAGGCAAAGGAAGGGCTCAAGGTCCGCGAGGAGAGCCAGACGCTGGCGACCATCACGATCCAGAATTTCTTTAAGATGTACCACAAACTGTCTGGGATGACGGGAACAGCGCTCACGGAGGCAGACGAGTTCAAGGAAATCTACGGACTTGATGTCCTCGAGATTCCCACGCACCGTGCAGTGGCGCGCCAGGATGCGGACGACGAAGTGTACCGGTCCGAGCACGGCAAGCTGGACGCGATTCTCCGCGAGATCCAGGCCCGAAATGAGACAGGGCAGCCCGTCCTCGTGGGCACACGTTCCGTCGAGAAGTCCGAAGGGCTGAGTCATGAGCTGAAGAAGCTTGGCATCAAGCATCAGGTTCTCAATGCGAAGTATCACGAGAAGGAAGCGGAGATCATCGCCCAGGCGGGTCGGAAAGGCTCAGTCACAATTGCCACCAACATGGCGGGCAGAGGTGTCGATATCCTGCTCGGCGGCAATCCTGTGGCTCTTGCTCATGCCAAAGCCGATCCGGCGAAACAGCCGGAACAGTATGCCAAGCTGTTCGCAGAGTACCGCGAGTCGTGTGCGAAAGAACATGACGATGTCGTCAGCCTGGGAGGACTTTTCATCCTTGGGACCGAGCGCCATGAGTCACGCCGCATCGACAACCAGCTCCGGGGACGCGCTGGTCGGCAAGGGGATCCTGGCGAATCGAAGTTCTTCCTCTCGGCAGAAGACGACATCCTGCGCATCTTCGGTGGCGACCGCATCCAGCACATTTTCGAAATGATGAAGGTCGAGGAGTCGATGCCAGTGAATCACCCGCTCCTCTCGAAGACCATCGAGATGTCCCAGAAGAAAGTCGAGTCGTACAATTTCGATGCCCGCAAGAGCCTTCTTGACTACGACAACGTGCTCAACAAACAGCGCGAGGTCATCTACGCTGAGCGCGACAAGGTTCTTGCAGGAGTCGATCTTGGGGATGAGGTGCACGAGTTCATCAGCCAACAGGCCGAAACGACGGCAGAGCAGGTCATCCAGGCGCAACGCGCCGATGAGGCCGATCTTGGCAAAGTCTACAACGACCTGGTCCTGGATGCCTTTGGCAGACCTGTGGCAATGACGCTCGAAGAGCTGACGGAGCTCGTCGAACACCGTGACTCCGAACAGCAGCTCAGCACAACGATTCGGGACCGCGCGGAGACCATCTACCGTGAGAAGGTTGACCGGTACGGAGAGAGCGTCATGCACCAGATCGAGCACTACTTTTTCTTGCGCACCATCGACAGCGCATGGAGAGACCATCTTCTTCAGATGGACGATCTCAAGGACGGCATCGGCCTGCGCGCCTATGGCCAGCAGGACCCGGTCATTGCCTATCAGAAGGAGGGGTACGATCTCTTCAACGAGCTGATGGACCAGATCAAGCACGACGTGACGCGGGCATTGTTCACCTTCGAGCTGCAACCCGCTCAACCGGACAAGAAACATGATCGATCTTGA
- a CDS encoding methionine adenosyltransferase, which produces MDKSSRISQTVEFVTIGHPDKVADQISDAILDELLTQDRYSRVACETFVTHGLVIVGGEITTNAFVDVDGVVRSTIDSIGYNHPKYGFDAKTCAVVSAIGRQSPDIAQGVDAGGAGDQGIMYGYATDETPEYMPLPYELARRLTMRQEEVRQQNILDYLGPDGKSQVTLEYDGDKPVYLRSVVLSSQHLDTVLDPDNPSRMSNDAREEIIEKIVRPSLPSDLLDSKTMIFVNPTGKFVVGGPQSDTGMTGRKLGIDTYGGRIPHGGGAFSGKDPTKVDRSATYLMRYLAKNIVAAGIAHQCLTQVAYVIGQKDPASFELSFEGTGAVPESIVRDVIAKNVDMTPTAIIDYLGLRKPIYRQTSMHGHFGRPGFSWEELDLVRELKNWLKI; this is translated from the coding sequence ATGGACAAAAGTTCACGCATCAGCCAGACCGTAGAGTTTGTAACGATCGGGCATCCCGACAAGGTCGCCGATCAGATATCGGACGCCATTCTCGACGAACTGCTTACGCAGGATCGATACAGCCGCGTTGCCTGTGAGACATTTGTCACACACGGCCTGGTCATCGTCGGGGGAGAGATAACCACCAACGCATTCGTCGACGTCGACGGCGTCGTCCGGTCGACCATCGACAGCATTGGCTACAATCACCCGAAATATGGGTTTGACGCCAAGACCTGTGCGGTTGTCAGCGCAATTGGCCGCCAGTCTCCAGACATTGCCCAGGGTGTCGACGCAGGTGGCGCCGGGGATCAGGGTATCATGTATGGCTACGCCACGGACGAGACGCCGGAGTATATGCCACTGCCGTATGAACTGGCGCGCAGGCTCACGATGCGGCAGGAGGAAGTCCGGCAGCAGAATATCCTTGACTATCTGGGCCCGGATGGCAAGAGCCAGGTCACGCTGGAATACGATGGCGACAAACCCGTCTACCTGCGTTCTGTCGTTCTTTCGTCTCAGCACCTCGATACCGTTCTTGATCCCGATAATCCCTCACGAATGTCGAATGATGCGCGTGAGGAGATCATCGAGAAGATTGTACGGCCATCGTTGCCGTCTGACCTTCTCGACAGCAAGACCATGATCTTTGTGAACCCGACCGGCAAGTTTGTTGTAGGCGGCCCGCAGTCCGACACGGGCATGACTGGCCGCAAGCTAGGCATCGACACCTACGGAGGACGTATCCCCCATGGCGGAGGAGCCTTCTCAGGTAAGGACCCCACAAAAGTCGACCGATCGGCCACCTATCTTATGCGGTATCTCGCGAAGAACATCGTAGCTGCCGGTATTGCCCACCAATGCCTCACGCAGGTAGCGTACGTCATCGGCCAGAAGGACCCCGCTTCATTCGAGCTTTCCTTTGAAGGCACCGGCGCGGTTCCCGAGTCGATCGTACGAGACGTCATAGCCAAGAATGTCGACATGACTCCTACTGCCATCATCGACTATCTCGGCCTTCGAAAGCCTATCTACCGCCAGACGTCCATGCACGGTCACTTCGGACGTCCGGGATTCAGCTGGGAAGAACTTGACCTGGTTCGAGAACTGAAGAACTGGCTGAAGATCTAA
- a CDS encoding sodium-translocating pyrophosphatase produces the protein MAYPLVLVPLLSVIGLLFVALLARSIARHPLDNEAILQITLTIHRGATTFLAREYAVLFPILAIVGILLALGDGLVAGLSFIAGAGFSVLAGYVGMQIATMANGRTTLEARRSLGAALNMAFSGGSVMGILVSSLGVAGSFLSMFGTLAILHSPEKALVAATGYSMGASLVALFARVGGGIYTKAADVGADLVGKVEAGIPEDDPRNPASIADNVGDNVGDVAGMGADLYESYIGAILAANILGYWFARQHEMADVLLPVRYVYYVVAAGLAFSLIAVLVVKLLSRSDRFSPESLLRYGSIGASVALVISSIPLSLGVFGDMKAGSAVTVGVISGVLVGLASEYFTSSRPVAQIALASKSGAATNILSGMSAGMRSVVIPVVVISAALLAAYAGLGMYGIALAGVGMLGTLGISLSVDAYGPIADNAGGIAELTGQLPVVRERTDQLDSLGNTTAAMGKGFAVGSAALTSLALFSSFAQAVNLSVLNILDPRVVAGMFLGSVLPFWFSALLIEAVGSTAMLMVAEVRRQFREIPGLLQGLAPSDPNACIAISTQGALKYMVPPALLGIAAPFVTYFLLGKEAVGGLLLGATVTGTLLGLYMANAGGAWDNAKKLIERSLGGKGSLEHQASVVGDTVGDPLKDTAGPSLNILIKLISVISLSFLPLFMK, from the coding sequence ATTGCCTATCCTCTCGTTCTCGTTCCACTCCTCTCAGTCATCGGGCTCCTGTTCGTAGCACTTCTGGCGAGATCCATTGCCCGCCATCCGCTCGACAACGAGGCAATCCTCCAGATCACTCTTACCATCCATCGTGGTGCGACCACGTTCCTGGCGCGTGAATATGCCGTGCTGTTTCCCATCCTGGCGATCGTGGGCATTCTTCTCGCACTTGGCGACGGGCTTGTGGCAGGACTCTCCTTCATTGCCGGAGCGGGATTCTCGGTACTGGCCGGTTATGTGGGAATGCAGATTGCCACTATGGCCAATGGTCGCACTACCCTCGAGGCACGACGTTCCCTGGGGGCAGCTCTCAATATGGCTTTCTCTGGCGGGTCCGTCATGGGGATCCTTGTGAGCAGTCTTGGCGTTGCAGGGTCGTTCCTGTCGATGTTTGGCACACTGGCTATCCTTCACAGTCCCGAGAAGGCTCTTGTCGCTGCAACCGGATACTCCATGGGGGCGTCTCTTGTCGCACTGTTTGCACGCGTCGGGGGAGGCATCTACACCAAGGCGGCGGACGTAGGAGCAGACCTTGTCGGCAAGGTCGAGGCCGGCATCCCTGAAGACGATCCCCGCAATCCCGCCTCGATAGCGGACAACGTCGGCGACAACGTCGGCGATGTGGCAGGCATGGGCGCCGATCTCTACGAATCGTACATAGGGGCCATCCTGGCCGCCAACATCCTGGGCTACTGGTTCGCCCGTCAGCATGAGATGGCCGATGTTCTCCTGCCGGTGCGCTATGTTTACTACGTCGTTGCAGCAGGCCTGGCGTTCTCCCTGATAGCCGTACTGGTGGTGAAGCTCCTGTCCAGAAGTGACCGGTTCTCGCCCGAGTCCCTGCTGCGCTACGGGTCTATTGGAGCTTCTGTTGCACTCGTGATTTCGTCGATTCCTCTTTCTCTCGGAGTATTCGGGGATATGAAGGCAGGGAGCGCTGTCACCGTTGGTGTTATTTCCGGGGTCCTCGTCGGCCTGGCTTCAGAGTATTTCACATCATCACGACCCGTCGCGCAGATTGCGCTTGCGTCCAAGAGCGGCGCAGCGACCAACATCCTGAGCGGAATGTCTGCCGGCATGCGCAGTGTCGTGATTCCCGTTGTCGTGATTTCGGCAGCCCTGCTTGCAGCCTATGCCGGCCTCGGGATGTACGGCATTGCGCTGGCGGGGGTGGGGATGCTGGGAACCCTTGGCATATCCCTGTCCGTCGATGCCTATGGTCCGATCGCTGACAACGCGGGTGGCATTGCGGAACTGACGGGACAGCTACCTGTTGTCCGAGAGCGCACGGATCAGCTCGACTCGCTCGGCAACACGACGGCGGCAATGGGGAAGGGTTTTGCGGTCGGCTCCGCCGCCCTTACGTCGCTGGCACTGTTCAGCAGTTTCGCACAAGCTGTCAACTTGTCGGTGCTCAACATTCTTGATCCACGCGTGGTTGCAGGCATGTTTCTGGGCTCGGTTCTGCCATTCTGGTTCTCAGCGCTTCTTATCGAGGCTGTTGGCTCGACCGCAATGCTTATGGTTGCCGAAGTGCGCAGGCAGTTCCGCGAGATCCCCGGTCTTCTGCAGGGTCTCGCTCCGTCGGACCCAAATGCGTGCATAGCCATCAGCACGCAAGGCGCTCTCAAGTACATGGTGCCGCCGGCTCTCCTTGGTATCGCGGCTCCCTTTGTCACGTACTTTCTGCTGGGCAAGGAAGCCGTCGGTGGTCTTCTTCTCGGCGCCACGGTGACCGGCACACTGCTCGGGCTCTATATGGCAAATGCCGGTGGAGCATGGGACAATGCGAAGAAGCTTATCGAGCGATCGCTTGGCGGAAAGGGCAGCCTTGAGCACCAGGCAAGCGTCGTCGGGGATACGGTTGGCGACCCGCTGAAGGACACTGCAGGACCTTCACTGAACATCCTCATCAAACTCATATCGGTGATTTCGCTCAGCTTCCTTCCCCTCTTCATGAAGTAG
- a CDS encoding cell division ATP-binding protein FtsE, with protein sequence MIQMLSVSKRYDDGYYGLRDITFKIGPGKFVFLTGESGAGKSTVLRLIYRAERPTNGTILVDGADTAAAHGRALTSLRRRIGMVFQDYMLLFDRTVFENVALPLAVRGVGKGTISQEVDKYLDQVGLAGYQRRLCCSLSGGEKQRVALARALIAKPDIILADEPTGNLDLSNGEKIVEVLHDANRLGTTVFMATHDLYLVQSTRLPFVRLRGGRKVEEGNF encoded by the coding sequence ATGATACAGATGTTGAGCGTCTCAAAGAGATATGACGATGGATACTATGGTCTCAGGGATATCACCTTCAAGATAGGCCCCGGCAAGTTTGTGTTTCTGACAGGCGAGTCTGGCGCAGGCAAGAGCACGGTTCTGCGACTCATTTATCGTGCCGAACGGCCGACCAATGGCACCATCCTGGTAGATGGAGCGGACACGGCAGCAGCTCATGGCAGAGCGCTCACGTCACTGCGACGGCGAATCGGCATGGTGTTCCAGGACTACATGCTTCTCTTCGACCGTACCGTATTTGAGAACGTAGCCTTGCCATTGGCTGTCCGAGGTGTGGGCAAAGGCACCATCAGCCAGGAGGTGGACAAGTACCTGGATCAGGTCGGCCTCGCTGGGTACCAGCGTCGCTTGTGCTGCTCGCTGTCTGGGGGAGAGAAGCAGCGTGTTGCCCTCGCCCGCGCGCTTATCGCAAAACCCGACATCATCCTTGCGGACGAGCCGACCGGGAACCTCGACCTGAGCAACGGAGAGAAGATCGTCGAGGTGCTCCATGACGCCAACCGTCTTGGTACCACCGTCTTCATGGCTACCCATGATCTGTACCTCGTCCAATCGACGCGCCTGCCATTCGTGCGGCTCCGCGGTGGACGCAAGGTTGAGGAGGGCAACTTCTAA
- a CDS encoding nucleotide sugar dehydrogenase encodes MEEKMEKKLAIVGLGYVGLPLALTYALDGFQVSGVDIDPRRIESIKASSLSMREDFDGVPVNDVLRRCLADGSLNVTSKFDELPKDVATFIITVGIPIDHAWALDMSMLTGACTELGKLLKKGDLVICRSTVPVGTTRGLVLSTLERESGLAAGTDFDLAYSSERIAEGHAYDEFRNMPLVVGGINAKSLDRATQVLGAVNREPVFKASSIELVEVAKMFENAQRDVNIAVADQLARFANRFDIPTWELVEACNTHSRVKILMPGIGVGGHCIPYASPYLFGSLSTQDECGDLLPTFVSARQANAAQPGYIARRMSSRMGGLVGKHILFVGIAMKDYSDDITVSPAVDLATALAKAGAEVRVFDSIAEAPKDFGRETDIDAGSLWADALVLPIRQTNVDYEYVKKVAMAAAGRLILCDFRGVFEHDSDVLRQPWYVRL; translated from the coding sequence ATGGAGGAGAAGATGGAAAAGAAGCTTGCAATTGTCGGTCTTGGCTATGTTGGCCTGCCTCTTGCGCTCACCTATGCACTGGACGGATTCCAGGTCTCCGGGGTCGATATCGACCCACGTCGCATCGAGTCGATCAAGGCATCTTCGCTCAGTATGCGTGAGGACTTCGATGGCGTACCGGTCAATGACGTCCTCCGACGGTGTCTTGCAGATGGCAGTCTGAACGTCACCAGCAAGTTCGACGAACTCCCTAAGGACGTAGCGACCTTCATTATCACGGTTGGCATCCCCATCGACCATGCATGGGCCCTGGACATGAGCATGCTCACTGGCGCCTGTACGGAGCTCGGCAAGCTGCTCAAGAAAGGAGATCTCGTCATCTGCCGGTCCACCGTACCTGTTGGCACGACTCGCGGTCTCGTGCTCTCCACGCTGGAGCGCGAAAGCGGGCTCGCGGCAGGCACGGACTTCGATCTCGCGTATTCGTCGGAACGGATAGCTGAAGGGCACGCGTATGACGAGTTCCGCAATATGCCGCTGGTCGTCGGAGGCATCAACGCAAAGAGCCTCGACCGTGCGACCCAGGTACTGGGAGCGGTCAACCGTGAACCTGTCTTCAAAGCGTCGTCCATCGAACTTGTCGAAGTGGCAAAGATGTTCGAGAATGCCCAGCGGGACGTCAACATTGCCGTCGCCGACCAGCTGGCGCGCTTCGCGAATCGATTCGACATTCCCACCTGGGAGCTGGTTGAGGCCTGCAATACCCACTCCAGGGTCAAGATTCTCATGCCTGGCATCGGCGTCGGGGGGCACTGCATCCCCTATGCCTCGCCCTATCTGTTCGGTTCGCTCTCAACCCAGGACGAATGCGGCGACTTGCTGCCGACCTTCGTTTCGGCACGTCAGGCGAACGCCGCTCAGCCTGGCTACATTGCCAGGCGCATGTCCAGCAGGATGGGGGGGTTGGTGGGCAAGCATATTCTGTTCGTCGGCATCGCCATGAAGGACTACTCGGACGATATCACGGTGAGCCCGGCCGTCGACCTCGCCACGGCGCTCGCGAAGGCGGGAGCCGAAGTGCGTGTTTTCGACAGCATCGCTGAGGCGCCCAAGGATTTCGGACGCGAGACCGACATCGATGCCGGCTCGTTGTGGGCAGACGCACTCGTGCTGCCCATCCGACAGACGAATGTGGACTATGAATACGTCAAGAAGGTAGCTATGGCAGCAGCTGGCCGCCTGATTCTATGTGACTTCAGGGGAGTGTTCGAACATGACAGCGACGTCCTCAGGCAACCCTGGTACGTTCGTCTGTAG
- a CDS encoding guanylate kinase → MIVVVSGPGGVGKSTVVAELLRRHTDMHRSISVTTRAPRPGEVDGVDYHFVTEEQFTDWIDKGLFAEYADVRGHHYGTLMSSLEAVRPQEILILTIDIHGGPCIKRLFPEALMIFLKPPDAMELERRLECRGSETPDEIAGRIELGQYEMTFAKDYDYMVTNCDLETTVDIVDSIVRSVLRR, encoded by the coding sequence ATGATTGTCGTGGTATCTGGTCCTGGAGGCGTCGGCAAGAGCACTGTCGTTGCGGAACTCCTGCGACGCCACACCGACATGCACCGCTCGATCTCCGTGACGACGAGGGCCCCCCGACCGGGGGAAGTGGACGGCGTCGACTATCACTTTGTGACCGAGGAACAGTTCACAGATTGGATTGACAAAGGGCTGTTCGCAGAGTATGCTGATGTACGTGGTCATCACTATGGGACGCTGATGTCCTCGCTTGAGGCTGTCAGACCGCAGGAGATTCTCATCCTGACCATTGATATTCATGGTGGTCCCTGCATTAAGCGCCTGTTTCCGGAAGCCCTGATGATCTTCCTCAAGCCCCCGGATGCGATGGAGCTTGAACGCCGTCTGGAGTGCAGAGGCTCGGAAACGCCCGACGAGATAGCGGGACGCATCGAGCTTGGCCAATATGAGATGACGTTTGCCAAGGACTACGACTACATGGTCACGAATTGCGACCTTGAGACCACGGTCGACATTGTCGACAGCATCGTCCGCAGTGTACTGCGGAGATAG
- the def gene encoding peptide deformylase, whose protein sequence is MPLSGYTSHMKIVLIGSPVLRKKAKPIRKMTSELVHLAESMEDLMKPLGVGLAAPQVGLSQAFFIYDIGEGLHLVANPQILERKGSESAEEGCLSVPGVYAPIDRATEITLSYLDHTGKRRIHKFVDFEARVIQHEFDHLQGTLFVDRITDPSTISVQEGSPVAAALTQTIEGQGPQL, encoded by the coding sequence ATGCCGCTATCCGGGTATACTAGTCACATGAAGATCGTACTGATTGGCAGTCCCGTCCTTCGCAAGAAGGCAAAACCCATACGGAAGATGACGAGCGAGCTTGTTCATCTGGCCGAATCGATGGAAGATCTCATGAAACCCCTGGGAGTCGGCCTGGCTGCCCCTCAGGTCGGCCTTAGTCAAGCGTTCTTCATCTACGATATCGGCGAAGGACTCCATCTCGTGGCGAACCCTCAGATCCTCGAGCGCAAGGGATCAGAAAGCGCTGAGGAAGGGTGTCTCAGTGTTCCGGGTGTGTATGCTCCAATCGACCGTGCTACTGAGATCACGCTGTCGTATCTGGATCATACCGGAAAGAGACGCATCCACAAGTTCGTCGATTTTGAGGCTCGCGTGATTCAGCACGAGTTCGATCATCTCCAGGGCACGCTGTTCGTCGATCGGATCACTGACCCGTCCACGATTTCCGTGCAGGAAGGAAGCCCTGTCGCTGCCGCACTGACTCAGACAATCGAGGGACAGGGACCGCAGCTCTGA